The genomic DNA CGTCTAGTCGAGAGGCATCGGCGATTCACACTGGCTGAGGTCTAGCACGGCAGTACAGCCAGTGTTCCAGGAAGTAGCTGGGTTCCACGCTATGACGTAGATGCTCGATCTTATCGAGGACGACGAACGTTAGCGCCCACTGGCGTGCGGTAGTTGAGAGTTTTTGCCGTCCGACGCAGGTTCCTCGACGTCTATCCGGGCAGTGACTCGCCGTGTCCTGGAATCACCGGCCTACACTCTCATTTACGAAGAGCCAGTAATCCAAGCTGCCTCTGAACAATCTTGGTCGCTACTGAGTGACCCTCCTGTGGTCAATGGATCTATCGGAAAACGTCATGCCAAGCTCAGTAAAGCCCAGTAAAGAAAATAGGGCTAACTGTTAAAATAGATAATTAACTTCGCCCGTGCAGTATTTCGATTGTAAAATATAGACTCCAAAGGCGATAGATTATTGTACTGTTTTGATCAGCAATACTTGGGTCGACTCTTTCGATTATATCAGCATAAGATCGATCGTAACGCTTAATCGAATTCAGCATAGATTCCACGTTTTTCTGCTCAAATACGAAACTCTCAACAAGCGGGCTTCCACTGTATCTAGCCAAACGCGTTGGGCGCGGTTCCCGAATGTCGGGCACCTTAACGCTTAAACCAATGGGTGAGTTCAAGCAACGGTCAATTTCAGGCGATTCGGCGAACGCGCGCAATGAAGCGTTATGAAAACGTACCTTGGCGAGAACCGGATTCAGAGCAATAAGCAGATCAAAAACTGTGCGGAGGACGTCATCGTCAGGGTGACTTAGTTGATAGTAGATAGCTGCTTCGAGGGCGTTCTTCGAAGCCAGTGGACTAAGGATATTTTCGAACGCCCGAGAAGTCATATATCGATTGCGATAGTTGATGTAGCTGGTGCCAGCGCGGGGCTTCTTGGAATCGGCTGACCTGTAACACTCTCCCACAAATCCTGAAACTCGGGGTACGTTGAGGCAGTATTGTGCCGCGTGCTTCGGCGTGATGTGATTGAAGTTCTTGTGCATGCCAAAATTGCGTGAAATCTTATTGATAGTTATAGAGCCTTCAGCTTCATCACTATCCAGATCAAGCCAGCGGCGTTGCGGGATGCTGTTGTCAAGCAGTGGGTATCCCAAAATAGAGTTGAGCTCCAAAGCAACTTCCAGATCACCTCCATGTCGAGCTGATGGGCTAGGTGAGTATTGACAGTTGATTTGGATTTTTTGCCGCACCAGGGCTTGTGGCGCTTGGGTGCATGCCGCATAAAGTAGACGGGAGTCCATTCCGCCTGATAGGTCTACAACTACCGCGTCAAATTGAGGGCACCGGAACACCATTTCAACGTTCTTAACTATTTCGTCTCGCGCTCGAGCTATTAGGTTAGCGTAATAGTTGGGAGAATATTCTCGTCGTTTATATAGTATGTCGTGTAGAGCCGTTCTTTGGATCTGGGGCCCGTCGGCGTCAAAGTTCAGATTTTCGTATATAGCCAGAACCGAACAGTACTGTGCCTCGATTGCTACTCGCGAGTGGAATACGTCTGGTTCGTCCAAGATGCGTCGGCTTCGATGATAGTCGATGCCAACTGGAAGATCTAGGTAGCGTGCGATTTTTAGGAGTAGATGGTAAGAGGTGGCTGCGATAAAGGCGGAGTTATTGTCGAATACAAAAAGTTGCTGCACACCAAAATAATCTGCCGACAACCGAAGTCTGTCACGATGCATTTCGGTTAGGTGGAATTCCCCTGTTGTTTCGAACAGTTGATCCGACGAATCGATGCGTCCGATGTCTTCGATGCCATCGCTTCCCCTAATTACAAGATCACCAGAATGTGCGAATGATCGGCCACCGAAGACCCACGAGGGACCTCCATCGACTGACTCAACGCTGGCGGAAGTCAATAGGTATAAGCCTGTAGACACATGCGAAACATCGACTGCTTGTAATGACAATTTGTCGGCCATCGTCCTCAGGCTTGACATCTCCAGGTCTCCTCGGCGGTCGTGAACGATGACAGTCTCGCCAAAAGGAGATAAGGACAGATTTAGTGCCGGTATTGGCGTGGTGCGGCTCAATGATGCTGGCGTAGACATGTCGACCCTTCGAACGGCTCAGTGCATTCGGATACCCAAGTTCACAGCGTACAGCGTGCGCGTCGTACTTTGCGCAGGCACAGGCTGCTGCCATCTGCGAGAGGGCGGACGACCAATCGCGTGTTTGTCCCCGTAGGGGTTCTCGTTTGCTCAGCAACTTTTGACGAGCCTGCACTGACAAGTGAGCAATCGGTGAGCGCGACGGCGCCGTCTAAAAGTGGTGGCTAAGAACGCCTGACGCTCACGTTCCTGTTGGAGTGAATCGCCCCGGGGATAATTGAGGCAGAGAGATTGGAAGAAGGAGATTCTCTCTTGCCAGTGAAATACACCGACGAACTCAAGGCTCGCGCCGTCGAACTCGTCATTCATGCTCAGGCCGATCCGGAGACGGCGAACGGGGCAATCACCCGTGTCGCCGGCGAGCTCGGTCTGAGCAAAGAGACCCTGCGAGTCTGGGTACGAAAGCACAAGGACTCCGGCAAAGCCACACCGACTAAGTCAGTCGATTTGGAAGCGGAGAACCGTCGGCTACGGGCTGAGCTGGCCGAAGCGAAGCGGGCCAACGAGATCTTGAAGAGAGCGTCGGCTTGTCTCCCGCGGCGGAGCTCGACCGCCCATCGAAGTGATTGTCGTCTTCATCGACGACAATCGTCACGAGTTCGGAGTCGAGCCAATCGTACGCGCCCTGTCCGGGACTGCGGCACGGATTGCTGTGAGCTCGTATTACGCGTTCAAGAAACGCGAACCATCGGCCAGGGCCTGCCGAGACCAGGCGCTGATGGTCGTCATCCAGGATGTCTATGAGGCGAACTATTCCTGCTATCGAGTGCGGAAGATGTGGAAGGCGATCAACCGCGAGTACGCCGATCAGTTCGGTCCAGTGGCCCGCTGCACTGTGGAGCGGTTGATGCGTCAGTTAGGCATCGACGGTATTCGACGCAGGAGGAAGCGCCAGAAGACGGCTTCGGCTAGGGCTGAGGAGTGTCCGGATGATCTTGTCGAGCGTGAGTTCGCAGCACCGGCACCCAATTGTCTATGGGTCGCGGACATCACCTATGTTCCGACTTCTGCTGGGTGGGTGTACACGACGTTCATCCTTGATGTATTCCACCGGGAGATCGTCGGCTGGCAGGTGACGAACCTTATGCGGGAGTCCCTGGCCAGGGACGCTCTGACGATGGCTCTCGCTGCGAAGTGTCGGGCCGGTGAAGACGTTTCCGGGCTGGTGCATCACTCGGATCGCGGGGTGCAATTCCAGTCGATTCGCTATGGCGAGACCCTGGCGGAATCCGAGGTCGTGGCGTCGGTGGGGTCGCGTGGGATTCGTATGACAACGCGATGGCGGAGGCGCTGAACTCGGTCTACAAGGCCGAGCTTATCGGCCGGAAAGTGTGGTCGGGGTTGATTGAGGTGATGGCGGAGACGTCGAAGTGGGTGGCTTGGTACAACCAGGAACGGTTGCATTCAGCGATCGGGTACCGACCACCGTTCGAGGTCCTTAACGAATGGATCAACCAGCCCGGGGTGGAGTCCGCGGCTGCTTAGGAAACCAAGAATAGGAGCCTCTACGAAACCCGGGGCCTGACAAGACGAGCATGATGCGCTAAAGGGCTTTGCGTTGTTGACCGTTCATAGACCTCCGCCTAGGAGAGCCTGTTTGCAACGGCGGCGTGGACAGTGCCACGAAGCTTGGCAATTTGTATGAGCATGAAGCTCTCAGTCCGTTGAAACAGGAACTGGAGGTCGCTCGATTAGGATCTAACCGCGGTGGAAACATCTTCAACTCATCCGGGCTTCCAGATGAACTTGACCACCTCAAGAATGCCAGCCACTGCGGCTGAATAGGATAACGGTTTGAGTAGCCACGACCGTAGTAGCGACAGAGAGCTGGTTGGCTGCTAGCAATTACACTGATGGAATAATGAGACTGCTGTCGGGCTGGTGACGATATGAGGTTCGGGCTCTGGGCTAGTGCTCGAAGAATCACTGTAAGTGCACTGCGAGAAGGTCTTCGGAATCAGGCTAGACTAGAGTCATCATCCAGTTTACCGCAGGGTAAGTGCGCACGCTCACCTTGTGACAGTCGCCACGGAAGGTACCGCGTATGGCCGACGATCAGCCGACAGAGATTCCTGAAGTCTCTATTATCGTACCAGTTTACAATGACGAGCTTTGGGTTGGGCGAGCAATTCAAAGTTGTCTCTCCCAAACGTTGGGTAACATAGAGGTTATTGTCGTAGACGATTCTTCAACTGATCAGACGTCGGTGATTGCTCGCAACTTTCAGGCGCAGGATGGGCGCGTTTCGGTGGTTCGCCAGCCCCGCAATCTTTCAGCTTTTCAGGCCCGGCGCGTAGGGATAGAACGAGCTTCTGCAGAGTTCGTTATGTTTTTGGATGGCGATGACGAGCTAGTAGCTAGTGCATGCCAGAAGGCTTTGACGCTGGCGCGTACTTCCCGGGCTGATGTTGTCGGTTTCGGAAGCACCGTGATTACCCCCGATGGTCAGACGGGTGGTAGATATGAAAAAACTATCCAGCCAGCTCACCGTGAGCTGTTCGGTAGCGATATTATTGCGAGTTTGTTCCCGGTCGGGAAAATTGCGCAAGGCCAACTATGGAGATATCTGTTCTCTCGCGAACTTCTACTTAGCGCTTACGACTGTCTACCGAAATCACTTATAGTTCCTCGTGTGAATGATCTTCCTATTGCGTTCCTGGCATTAATGAATGCAACGCATTACGTATCGACAAAGGAGCGTCTCTATAATTACTATTTCAAGCGCGGAGCTAGCGGACATGCCGTAACCACGTGGGAGGACTATGTATTCAATGCTAGCGCGATAGACTCGATTGAGTATATAAAGTCGACCGTTGATGACTACTCGCAGGAAGCCGACGGAGATTGTGTAATTAAAGAAGTTTACGCGTCTACACGTTCGAGTATTATTGCGCGGGTTTTAGCTTATGTGGACGGTATAGTAGATCGCGATCTGCAACGTCGCGCAATTGCGGATCTTGAACAACGAGTAGGGTTTGTCGCCTTGACTGTTGCCTGCGTTGACTTCTTTACCGGAGCCCTTCCACTGCTCGCTCGGTCGATCACTACTCCGGTCATGCCCTCTAG from Brevibacterium sp. JSBI002 includes the following:
- a CDS encoding integrase core domain-containing protein, producing MAEALNSVYKAELIGRKVWSGLIEVMAETSKWVAWYNQERLHSAIGYRPPFEVLNEWINQPGVESAAA
- a CDS encoding IS3 family transposase, giving the protein MIVVFIDDNRHEFGVEPIVRALSGTAARIAVSSYYAFKKREPSARACRDQALMVVIQDVYEANYSCYRVRKMWKAINREYADQFGPVARCTVERLMRQLGIDGIRRRRKRQKTASARAEECPDDLVEREFAAPAPNCLWVADITYVPTSAGWVYTTFILDVFHREIVGWQVTNLMRESLARDALTMALAAKCRAGEDVSGLVHHSDRGVQFQSIRYGETLAESEVVASVGSRGIRMTTRWRRR